A single Deltaproteobacteria bacterium DNA region contains:
- a CDS encoding (Fe-S)-binding protein, with amino-acid sequence HQMGHIYIGAIGLILTYFFHGKDKAKNLVQNCINCEACKHICAAGIDLPRLIKEIHSRILDEEGHPLPSLLLAKLMKNRKLFHTFLRTAKMAQRPLTGGTQYIRHLPHIFAKDHGFKALPAIAAKPFRDRFEELKPRVSAPKYRIALFSGCVQDFVYPEQLEAAMKVLGAHNVDVDFPMEQSCCGLPLQMMGEKKASIDVAQQNIEAMAGNYDYIITLCASCASHLKNNYPFLLGENNAEAKAFSDKIMPFSAFMTDILGVTEDKFRQTHERATLHAPCHLCRGMGVVEQPRKLLALGGYEYAPADQEQVCCGFGGTYSAKFPAVSEQILKNKLTDAAQTGAEVLVTECPGCIMQLRGGAEKNKSGFAVRHIAEVLADHLK; translated from the coding sequence CACCAGATGGGGCACATTTACATCGGCGCCATCGGCCTCATCCTGACCTATTTCTTCCACGGCAAGGACAAGGCCAAGAACCTGGTCCAGAACTGTATCAACTGCGAGGCCTGCAAGCACATCTGCGCGGCCGGCATCGACCTGCCGCGGCTCATCAAGGAGATCCATTCCCGCATTCTCGACGAGGAAGGCCATCCGCTGCCATCGTTGCTCTTGGCCAAGCTGATGAAGAACCGCAAACTCTTCCACACCTTCCTGCGCACGGCCAAGATGGCCCAGCGGCCCCTGACCGGCGGTACGCAGTACATCCGCCATCTGCCGCACATCTTCGCCAAGGACCATGGATTCAAGGCTCTGCCGGCCATCGCGGCCAAGCCTTTCCGTGACCGGTTCGAGGAACTCAAGCCCCGGGTTTCCGCGCCCAAGTACCGTATCGCCCTGTTCTCCGGGTGCGTGCAGGACTTTGTCTACCCCGAGCAGCTGGAAGCGGCCATGAAGGTTCTCGGCGCCCACAATGTGGACGTGGATTTCCCCATGGAGCAGTCCTGTTGCGGTCTGCCCCTGCAGATGATGGGCGAAAAGAAGGCCAGCATCGATGTCGCCCAGCAGAATATCGAGGCCATGGCCGGCAATTACGACTATATCATCACCCTGTGCGCGTCCTGCGCCTCGCACCTGAAGAACAACTACCCCTTCCTGCTGGGCGAGAACAATGCCGAGGCCAAGGCATTCTCCGACAAAATCATGCCCTTCTCGGCCTTCATGACCGATATTCTGGGCGTGACCGAAGACAAGTTCAGGCAGACCCACGAACGGGCGACCCTGCACGCTCCCTGCCATCTCTGCCGGGGCATGGGCGTGGTCGAGCAGCCCAGAAAACTTCTGGCCCTGGGCGGATATGAATATGCTCCGGCCGACCAGGAACAGGTCTGCTGCGGCTTTGGCGGCACCTATTCGGCCAAGTTCCCGGCCGTGTCCGAACAGATCCTCAAAAACAAGCTGACCGACGCGGCCCAGACCGGCGCCGAGGTGCTGGTCACCGAATGTCCCGGATGCATCATGCAACTGCGGGGCGGCGCGGAAAAGAACAAGTCCGGCTTCGCCGTGCGGCACATTGCCGAGGTTCTGGCCGATCACCTGAAATAA